A genomic region of Alligator mississippiensis isolate rAllMis1 chromosome 4, rAllMis1, whole genome shotgun sequence contains the following coding sequences:
- the TM7SF3 gene encoding transmembrane 7 superfamily member 3 isoform X2: MGPGGAGVAVWGWPCGVMGLVRVLLLWALACRGGTLFVSGAGLLEMSLGKFRNVLLNETNPVEAVIRNIASNVTLIIFQAHAQQKDVTVSFDKSVCTWYLQSLEANQVFSTAVSIPYTARDPIPGGCNLEFNLEVDPNIYLEYNLVDTRIKFAPANLGSTRGESPPSCDSGTGQNSRWRLHYDIYQYFLPENDLSEITLMSHLRKMSEVKSIKANGMKMITLTTNDKTDAYFSSLPGQGVIYNIIVWDPLWNTSAAYVPAHTYACSLATLVDNCLSPTKLPTKIFFTILAVLGLFICFFGHEFWKTDLFYMGFIFMGLFFFVLITRVTNLGYDVCLILTAVAGIVGGLLLVAYWWRFGFVPLCMVLVGLMLGLLFASMIFFTPLGDYRVFRDDAVFWVTFSCIALMIPVVFVGCPRFLNILACGIVGSYSVVLAIACYLYTSLAYITLDLLRRILKNDFSRAYTNVPFQTNDFIILAVWAMLALGGVTAQLRRERGEVPFPPHPYRIWKRERERRSTNILDPSHHIPPLRERIHNKLLQIRELFRKEQPAGERTPLLL; this comes from the exons GTCTTCTTGAGATGTCTCTGGGAAAGTTTAGAAATGTCCTGCTTAATGAGACTAACCCAGTGGAAGCTGTAATAAGGAACATTGCAAGCAACGTGACTCTCATTATTTTTCAAGCTCATGCCCAGCAAAAAGATGTCACAGTATCCTTTGACAAG AGCGTATGTACGTGGTACCTACAGTCTCTTGAAGCTAACCAAGTGTTCAGCACAGCTGTTTCTATCCCTTATACAGCAAGAG ACCCTATCCCTGGAGGCTGCAATCTTGAATTCAACTTGGAAGTTGATCCTAATATTTATTTGGAGTATAATTTAGTTGACACTCGCATCAAGTTTGCTCCAGCTAACCTGGGATCTACCAG agGCGAGAGTCCTCCTTCTTGTGATTCTGGTACTGGACAGAACTCTAGATGGCGACTACACTATGATATTTATCAGTATTTCTTGCCAGAGAATGATCTTTCAGAAATAACACTCATGAGCCACCTACGgaagatgtcagaggtgaagagCATCAAAGCTAATGGCATGAAA atGATTACCTTAACAACTAATGACAAAACTGATGCTTACTTTTCCTCACTTCCTGGACAAGGTGTCATCTACAACATCATTGTTTGGGATCCACTCTGGAATACCTCTGCTGCATATGTACCTGCTCATACATATGCTTGCAGCCTTGCTACCCTAGTGGATAACTGTCTTTCTCCCA CCAAACTCCCTACCAAAATATTCTTCACCATTCTTGCTGTCCTTGGCCTCTTCATTTGTTTCTTTGGACACGAGTTCTGGAAAACAG ACTTGTTCTACATGGGCTTCATCTTCATgggattatttttctttgtattaATTACAAGAGTGACTAACCTTGGTTATGATG TCTGCCTGATTCTGACTGCTGTAGCTGGAATTGTTGGAGGGCTTCTCCTGGTCGCTTATTGGTGGAGGTTTGGTTTTGTCCCACTCTGCATGGTGCTTGTTGGACTTATGCTGGGACTCCTCTTCGCATCGATGATCTTCTTCACTCCGCTAG GAGATTACAGGGTTTTTCGTGACGATGCCGTGTTTTGGGTGACCTTTTCTTGCATAGCCTTGATGATTCCAGTAGTCTTTGTTGGCTGTCCAAGATTT CTGAACATACTGGCTTGTGGTATAGTAGGCTCTTATTCAGTGGTTTTAGCTATTGCTTGTTACCTGTACACAAGCCTTGCTTACATCACCCTGGACCTGCTCCGGAGAATTCTGAAGAATGACTTCAGCAGAGCTTATACTAATGTGCCCTTCCAAACAAATG ATTTTATCATCCTGGCAGTCTGGGCAATGCTGGCACTTGGCGGAGTAACAGCGCAGCTTCGCCGAGAAAGAGGCGAGGTACCCTTCCCACCACACCCTTATCGGATCTGGAAGCGAGAAAGGGAGCGTAGAAGCACCAATATCCTGGATCCCAGCCACCACATCCCTCCGCTGAGAGAGAGGATCCATAACAAACTATTGCAGATCAGGGAACTCTTCCGGAAAGAGCAACCAGCTGGGGAAAGAACTCCACTACTActttga
- the TM7SF3 gene encoding transmembrane 7 superfamily member 3 isoform X1, which yields MGPGGAGVAVWGWPCGVMGLVRVLLLWALACRGGTLFVSGAGLLEMSLGKFRNVLLNETNPVEAVIRNIASNVTLIIFQAHAQQKDVTVSFDKFPSTNNSATGADRGLISILHPQQSVCTWYLQSLEANQVFSTAVSIPYTARDPIPGGCNLEFNLEVDPNIYLEYNLVDTRIKFAPANLGSTRGESPPSCDSGTGQNSRWRLHYDIYQYFLPENDLSEITLMSHLRKMSEVKSIKANGMKMITLTTNDKTDAYFSSLPGQGVIYNIIVWDPLWNTSAAYVPAHTYACSLATLVDNCLSPTKLPTKIFFTILAVLGLFICFFGHEFWKTDLFYMGFIFMGLFFFVLITRVTNLGYDVCLILTAVAGIVGGLLLVAYWWRFGFVPLCMVLVGLMLGLLFASMIFFTPLGDYRVFRDDAVFWVTFSCIALMIPVVFVGCPRFLNILACGIVGSYSVVLAIACYLYTSLAYITLDLLRRILKNDFSRAYTNVPFQTNDFIILAVWAMLALGGVTAQLRRERGEVPFPPHPYRIWKRERERRSTNILDPSHHIPPLRERIHNKLLQIRELFRKEQPAGERTPLLL from the exons GTCTTCTTGAGATGTCTCTGGGAAAGTTTAGAAATGTCCTGCTTAATGAGACTAACCCAGTGGAAGCTGTAATAAGGAACATTGCAAGCAACGTGACTCTCATTATTTTTCAAGCTCATGCCCAGCAAAAAGATGTCACAGTATCCTTTGACAAG TTTCCCTCTACAAATAACTCTGCAACTGGAGCAGACAGAGGGTTAATTTCCATCCTTCATCCTCAACAGAGCGTATGTACGTGGTACCTACAGTCTCTTGAAGCTAACCAAGTGTTCAGCACAGCTGTTTCTATCCCTTATACAGCAAGAG ACCCTATCCCTGGAGGCTGCAATCTTGAATTCAACTTGGAAGTTGATCCTAATATTTATTTGGAGTATAATTTAGTTGACACTCGCATCAAGTTTGCTCCAGCTAACCTGGGATCTACCAG agGCGAGAGTCCTCCTTCTTGTGATTCTGGTACTGGACAGAACTCTAGATGGCGACTACACTATGATATTTATCAGTATTTCTTGCCAGAGAATGATCTTTCAGAAATAACACTCATGAGCCACCTACGgaagatgtcagaggtgaagagCATCAAAGCTAATGGCATGAAA atGATTACCTTAACAACTAATGACAAAACTGATGCTTACTTTTCCTCACTTCCTGGACAAGGTGTCATCTACAACATCATTGTTTGGGATCCACTCTGGAATACCTCTGCTGCATATGTACCTGCTCATACATATGCTTGCAGCCTTGCTACCCTAGTGGATAACTGTCTTTCTCCCA CCAAACTCCCTACCAAAATATTCTTCACCATTCTTGCTGTCCTTGGCCTCTTCATTTGTTTCTTTGGACACGAGTTCTGGAAAACAG ACTTGTTCTACATGGGCTTCATCTTCATgggattatttttctttgtattaATTACAAGAGTGACTAACCTTGGTTATGATG TCTGCCTGATTCTGACTGCTGTAGCTGGAATTGTTGGAGGGCTTCTCCTGGTCGCTTATTGGTGGAGGTTTGGTTTTGTCCCACTCTGCATGGTGCTTGTTGGACTTATGCTGGGACTCCTCTTCGCATCGATGATCTTCTTCACTCCGCTAG GAGATTACAGGGTTTTTCGTGACGATGCCGTGTTTTGGGTGACCTTTTCTTGCATAGCCTTGATGATTCCAGTAGTCTTTGTTGGCTGTCCAAGATTT CTGAACATACTGGCTTGTGGTATAGTAGGCTCTTATTCAGTGGTTTTAGCTATTGCTTGTTACCTGTACACAAGCCTTGCTTACATCACCCTGGACCTGCTCCGGAGAATTCTGAAGAATGACTTCAGCAGAGCTTATACTAATGTGCCCTTCCAAACAAATG ATTTTATCATCCTGGCAGTCTGGGCAATGCTGGCACTTGGCGGAGTAACAGCGCAGCTTCGCCGAGAAAGAGGCGAGGTACCCTTCCCACCACACCCTTATCGGATCTGGAAGCGAGAAAGGGAGCGTAGAAGCACCAATATCCTGGATCCCAGCCACCACATCCCTCCGCTGAGAGAGAGGATCCATAACAAACTATTGCAGATCAGGGAACTCTTCCGGAAAGAGCAACCAGCTGGGGAAAGAACTCCACTACTActttga